atgaaaatcattttatggaataatatggtattttgcttaaagtttaatattaattaagttattctgtttaaaattttatattttaatataatattttattaattaatattgttgtaatatgtttatatatgtgttagttatttacaaaagttttatgaattcaaattgattatgacaaatataaaggCCATAttagaaaatacaaataattttgaagttgagtttgaagttttgtttttggagaagaacatctttaaacttcaaatatagaatttgagaaatttcaaaacagagtttatttttggagatgctctaacttTGATCAGCATtacttttgtattttcttttttaaaaagtaaaataaaaaaaatggaaaagtgGAATATAGAAAATACCCTAACAGAAGCTAAGACAAAAGTAATTAAAAGCAAAACACGAAGTCAAAAATAGACAATAACAAAAAGAAAGCGAACGCAAGTTGCTTGGGATACTATTTATATCATTATATGAATTCACATATCAATCTAGTTTGTGTATAGAAGTTTCGTTAGAATGGCCTGTCACGTAAATTACGGCATATAAGAGATATAGACGATGCGCTTAAAGGTAAAGTTTATCTGCTCTTTAGCTTTCTTATATTTGAACATGTTCCTTGAAAACcaaattaaaccaaaccaaaccaaaccaaaggagctgaaaaaaaaaaatacaaagaatgCATTTATTCAATTTTGTAATAGAGATACAATGGTcgattttgaaataatttgtattataaataattacagTGCCACTCCTACTCCCCATGCAAATCAGTAATTTATTTGAACTTTAAATGTTATCATGTCTCTTGTTAATAGATTAAAGTACACATATACGTATTCGCCTATCCATTCCATTTCATTCCCTTACATATATTGTCTGCTACTGTCGAAAGTATCCGCTTAACATGGTAAAGTGTTTAGCATCTTCTTTTGTCTGTCTAAATGAAAGCATTGGCTTTAACCATAGTTGTTTTAATTAGTAAATGCATTGGTTTTGCTCACTATTTAACTATTCTTCTTCAAAACATATGCAGAAGAAGACTTGGATCTTGATTTTCTCAGTGTTCATCCTCCAGACCTTCACATATTCGAAAGCTTTGGATGTTACTCAATATGGAGCTGTTGGAGATGGAGTTACAGACGATTCTCAGGTAAAAGACAGATTCGTAGACGTAATGTAAATAAAATCTTTGCTCATTGTTTCCAAAAATATCGTAATGTTAAGAatcttgtttttccttttttcttggTAGGCGTTCTTGAAAGCCTGGGAAGATGTCTGTAGCGGGGCAGGAGATGGGCAGCTTATCATTCCGGCAGGAATGGCATTTATGTTGCAGCCCTTGAAGTTTGAGGGTTCTTGCAAATCGACCCCTATTGTTGTTCAGGTACTCTGTTTTTCCCtgcttttttttaaataatacattattttgttttgacaTTAGTAACGAATCTACTGATTTAATTGAAGATTTTGGGCAATCTTGTTGCATCAAGTAGAGGAAAatggaaaggagacaaagaTCAATGGATTCTCTTCTCAGACATAGAAGGGCTTGTGGTTGAAGGTAACGGCGAATTAAACGGCCAGGGTTCGAGCTGGTGGGAACACAAAGGCAGTTCTAGACCAACCGTAAGcggctttttttttaatcctttCCAAactctttttggtttttttgtaCCAAAACTTTTTGTTGTGAGAGTAGGCATTGAAGTTCAAGAGCTGCAACAATCTTAGACTTAGTGGCTTAACTCACGTAGATAGTGCGATGGCACACATTCACATAAACGGTTGCAACGATGTAACCATCTCAAATCTCCGGATAAATGCACCTGAATCAAGTCCTAACACCGATGGAATCGATGTAGCGGTTTCATCTAATGTTATCATCCAGGATTGCGTAATCGCCACTGGTATGAAACTGTCACTCAAACTATTTTTGGAGATTTGTGTAAATtccaaaatcagaaaataatttaaaaaccagGGACGTTGTATGAAcgcaaaatatatttatatgtcaAACTAGACGGTCCCTCGATTGTTACATCCAATAATGTCATTGGCAGTGTGCTGATCTTTATACATTATCGGTTCGTTATGAAAAGGACTTTGTAATTATTATAGGTGACGATTGCATTGCGATTAACTCGGGGACGGCTAACATCAGAATATCCGGTATAGATTGCGGACCAGGCCATGGAATAAGGTTAACCAGTTACAAGATTCTACTTAGAAAAtgttcattaaaatatttatattaaaccaTGTAACTTTGAAAATTATAGCATAGGAAGCTTAGGAAAAGATGGAGAGATAGCTTCAGTGGAGGATGTATGTGTCCAAAACTGTAACTTTAGAGGAACTATGAATGGAGCTAGGATCAAAACCTGGCCGGTACGTTAAGTTTCTTACTAATCtcatttagtaatttttttgtaactttatttTGGATAAAACATTATGGTAATATTCACAGGGAGGATCTGGTTACGCAAGAAGGATTACTTTCAATGGAATTACTCTAGATAATGTCGAGAATCCTATCATAATCGATCAGCATTACAACAATGGAGATTCTGATAAGTCCACAGATGATAAGGTACGTATACAATAAACAAAGATGTATACATTGAACTTAAGATTGTTTTTATGAGAAAATGTATTTTACTTTGTAACTTTCTTTAGTCCTCGGCGGTGGAAGTGAGCAAAGTTGTGTATAGTAACTTCGTGGGGACGTCCAGATCAGAGTACGGTGTTAGCTTTAGGTGCAGCACGAGAGCACCATGCACAGAGATTTTTCTGAAAGATGTGAAAATAGAAACGGCATCGTCAGGAATGGGACAAGTAGCGCAAGGACAGTGTTTAAACGTGAGAGGTGGTGTGTCTACACTTGCTGTACCAGGTTTAGAGTGTTTAGCACTTTCTACAGATATGTTGTCATGGGGGACAATGCCGGAACAAGCTTGTATGTTGCCGCAGCAATCAGTGCAACCGAACACACGACCGTTGCAAGATCCATTATGGGTTTATGGAAGCAGAGGACAACGATTAGGAGTATATAGTGTCGTATTAACTTCATTAATCTCTTTTGGTTTTAGTTATGTTTTAGGTTAGTCAAAAgtttcaaaaacatattcagtGGGTTGAGATGATAAATTAATTGGTTTTTGTTATTGTCACAACCTAGATTCAAGCATTACTTGTGTTATAAGGTGCGTAAAAATTAATTTCCGATTTGGTATAGGTCGGTTAGTATGACTTTCAAATTGGTTGTGATATGAATCAGTTTGGTTTGGATCAAAACAGGTCCACCTAACATAATGTTCAAGAAATAGCTAGTCGGTAAGTAAGTATTTTATAGCGGATTATTAATTAGATGGACGCCTAGACCAATTTGTTAAAAGATTATTCAAGAAAATTTGTTTCGTTTAAATCTAATTTACCGACTAAGGACTACACTGATTTTTAGAACACAACTAGTGTCagaaatctgatttttttttttttttgtcatcaaaagcTTCATTCAAAGATCAAATAGGTCCTAACACTCTAGCTTCGAAACCTAGTTGTTGAGGGACCTTAACGTCTACAAGTATAAAAGGTGAATCTCGTGATCGGGCCTCTTTTGCAAGAGAATCCGCACGAAGGTTCAGAGATCTTGAAATGAAGCATaaagaaaatagagaaaaagatgATCGAAGTAGTTGAATATCATCGAGTTCCGGTGCGAGTGCTGGCCAGGCTTTTGGGGATGTAACGATTTGCACCAATTGTTGACAGTCGGATTCAAAATTCACATGTTTGAAACCGCGTCCACTTAGCTCTTCCATAGCCCAGACGAGGCACTCTGCCTCCGCATGTAGTGGTGAGTTCGAGCGTCTAACCTTGCGCTGTCCCACTACTATCTCTGTATTCTCTTCCAAAAGTGTGAATCCCAGTCCAGTCCCGGTGTCCTGCTCAGTCCATGACGCATCGACCTGGCATCTCCATCTTCCATTCGCTGCAGAAGTCCCATGCGCTTGTTGTGTCTCCTCGTGAGTCTCATCTGTTCCAACCATTTCTGGCACAATTTGAGCTAGCTTCCAAGCCTCCGCTTCATGCCTCGCTAGTTGCAGAGTATCCATTGGCGATGTGTCCTTATTACTGAAGCATTTATCATTCCGGGCTTTCCACAAATACCAAATGATCCATGGAAAGATAGGTGTATCCATACCTTCAGTATTTAAACTTCCTCCCAGTCGCAGCAAGGTATCAAAATTAACGTATATAGATGAACACGGGAAAAACCCCGGAGATGAAGGAACTGTCGACAGGGCCCAACATTGGATTGCCGGTGAGCATTCAAAAAGTATATGATTAATGGTTTCATTCTCTGCTCCACACCGTTGACAGACCGTATCTGTACCACAATGTCGCTCCTTTAACTTGCTTGCTGAGGCCACGTAGCCTGACAGTGCTTGCCATAGATAGTGTTTCATTTTTGTCGGGGCTTTCAGCTTCCAAACTTTCTTCTTAAGACTATTGCAGCTCGGTTCCAAGAGCATTTCAGCATCCTGCTTGTTCCTCCTCTGCTCCACTGCAATAGCATAACCCGATTTCACAGTGTAGCATCCTGAGCTTGTATGATTCCAGCTATATCCATCACTCCGGTTTGTCTTGCTAATTCGGAGAGAGATAATCTTAGGAACGTCCTCCGCGTCTATGACTTCGCTTATAAGATCGACCTTCCATTCCTTCCTGTCATGGTCAATGAGATGATGAACTCTGAGATCAACGTCAAAGTTTGGCAGTTTTGGTTTTGCAGCCCTAGCAGGAGACCCGGGGATCCAAACATCCTCCCAGACTTTTGTTTCTGCGCCAGTTCCAACGGTTCTCCTGATCCGGTCCACTAGGATAGATTTTGATGCCATGAGGCTACTCCATCCAAACGATGGTGAGTTGGCTTTCCCAGTCAGCAAAGGGTTAGAAAATCTATAATATCGTCCTTTAAGCACTCTGGCTATGAGGGAATGCGGGTGTGTCAGTAGGCGCCACACTTGCTTGGCAAGTAAGGCCAGATTGAAATCTCGGAAGTCCCTGAAACCCAATCATCCTTCCTCTTCTGGAACACAAATCTTGTCCCAGGCAACCCAATGTAGACCTCTGTTATTATTGCCTGTGCTCCACCAAAAGCGCGCCACTGCGGCGGAAAGATTTTTACAAATCCCCTGGGGCAGCAAATAGCAAGACATAACATACGTTGGTACTGATTGTGCAACTGATTTAATCTGTACCTCCTTCCCACCTTTTGATAGAAGTTTCCCTGACCACGAATTTATCCTCCCATTCATTCTCTCCTGGACAAATGAAAAAACTTGTTTCTTTGATCCACAAATCTTCTCCGGCATACCCAAATACATCCCCATTCCACCTTCTTTATTGATTCCAAGTGATCTTTTCAGATCGATTTTTTTGGACACTATGACTTTAGAACCGAACAGAACTGAAGATTTTGATTTATTCAGTTGTTGTCCTGAGGCTTTACCATAGACGTCGATGATACGAACCAGTTCTTCGCATTGGGATTGCTCCGCTTTGCAGAAGAAGAGGCTATCATCTGCAAAAAGCAGATGAGAGATGGAGGGGCTTCCTCTAGCGATCTTGATACCTGTGATGTCTTTGTTCCTTTCAGCCTGCTTGATATGTGAGATCAGCACTTCGGTACACAGTATGAACAGGAAGGGTGAGAGTGGATCGCCTTGTCGGAGACCCCGGGATGGCGTTATAAGTCCTTTGGCTTCGCCATTGATCAGTACTTGGTACGAGACAGATGTTATACATTTCATAATTCTCGCCACCCACTGTTGGTCAAAGccaaacttcagcagcaaaGCTTCCATGAAGCTCCATTCAACTCGATCgtatgctttgctcatatcaGTCTTAATCGCCACATATTTTTCCTTACAACTCGGGTTAGTCCGCAGGGCATGGAACATCTCTTGTGCCACCATTATATTATCCGTAATGAGCCTCTCTGCTACAAATGCCGATTGTGTTTCTGAAATGATCTTGGGCAGTATGCACTTCAATCTAGAGCTGAAGATCTTGGATATGATCTTGTATCCCACGTTACAAAGACTGATCGGCCGAAATTCTGTCATCGATTCCGGTCTGTCCATTTTAGGTATGAGGCAGATATTGGTCCTGTTCAGTCGTTCATCAAGCTCTCCCGTCTCGAAATTTTTTTGAACCAGGGTACATACATCCTTACCCAAAATACTCCAGAACCGTTGATAGAAAAGACTAGTCATACCGTCTGGCCCTGGAGCTTTCTCAGGATTTATAGCAAAAGTGGCTTCTTTAATCTCCTCATCGTGAGGGATGCGTAATAGACGTTGGTTCATCTCATCACTAACCGAAGCGGTAATGTACCGGAGTGTTTCATCAATCGTTTCAGGATTCGTTGTTGTAAACAGCTGCTGGAAATAGTCAGTGGCCACTGCTTCGATGTCTTCCTCCGAGCTAACCCATTGATTCATCGAGTTCCGCAATCTGGTTATCCTGTTCCGGGCCCGCCTCTGCTTTGTCTTGGCATGAAAGTATTTTGTGTTACGGTCACCTTCCCGGAGCCATAATACACGGCTCTTTTGCTTCCAGTACATCTCTTCCTCTCTATATGCCGCACACAATTTCCACTTTATCTCTAGTTCTTCTTCACTTGAGATATTCTCATCGTTCTGTGCCGAGTCCAGCTGTTGTTTTAACATCTCGATCAGTTTGGCATTGTTGGTAGGCCGGTGCTTCTTCCATCTCGAGATAGATTTGCGCGTTCTACAGATCTTGTCAAAAAGTTTCATGGCCGGCTCCCCTTTCAATGCTTCCCACTCCTCTCGCACCGCCTCTATAAAGCCTTCTTTACCAAACCAGTTACGATCAAATCGAAAATTCCTCCTTCCTTGTTTGTCTTTGGATTGGAAGCGCGCAAGGATGGGTCGATGATCAGATCCCCATCGTAAAAGATACTCCACATATGTGTGGGAAAAGATATTGTGCCAGTCTTCGTTCCCAACCGCTCGATCCAAGCGGCATTGCACCCGTCCTGCTCTTGTTCTTCCAGCCCACGAGAACGGGTTCCCCTTATAGGGAAAGTCTATCATACCACAACCTGACAGCATGTTTTTAAATGATAGGAATGAGGCATCAGTACGTTTCTTCCCTCCTTTCTTTTCCGAGTTGCTGGTAATCTCATTAAAATCACCCATTAGAAGCCAAGCTCCCGTCCTAGTAGCGCTCATACGTAATAGCCTTTCCCATACATTATCTCGGCATTCCACCACCGGATCTCCATACATGAAAGTGATATACACTTTATGTCCATCTATCTGCGTTTCAATATCAATCATACGATTATTTGAAAAGTTAATAATGACTTCAGACGCATCCATGTAAAACAAAGCAAGTCCACCGCTCCTACCAACAGGATCCACGGTGAACAAATTATCATAACCAAACTCCAACTTAAAATCatgcaaaaatgaaaaactgtttttgtttcagaaagaaaaagaaaactaggATGAAAGTATCGATGCAACTCCCGCAGGTGTTGCTTTGTCAGGAAGGCGCCCGCTCCCTGACAATTCCAAGCGATTGCACTCATATATGAGTACTGGGTGGTTTCTGGGACCCCACCGAACCTAAAGCAACAGAATTTTTTCGGCTTCTTACAGCCGAGGGATACACCTCAGTACGAGGGACCGTCGTGGAGGTCAAAACTCTCCCTGAATTAAGCCGAGCATGCTTAGACAATTTGCTTTTGGGTGAGGCACGACCTCTGATAGCCAGCTTCTTGGAAGCTGTTAGACCTTTCGTATCTGGGCTCCTCATGTTCCTGCGCTTCCCATCGACTCCAGTCGGTTTGTCTTTCTGTCCCTTGCTCCCTTGTTTCTCTTGTTTCCTCTCCTTCTCGTTTCTAGCTTCCTTACTTGACGTCTGTATCTTCTCTCCTATCAGGTCTTCACCAGCCATAGCCCTATTCAGCTGCTCCTGGGCCTCTTGATTCTTTGAGGCAGGCTTCACGTGTGTTATTGTTGCATCCGTCTCCGGAGGTTCCTGCGTCTCAGGGACCATAGCTACTTCCTCCATCAGATCTTCCAGAAGGTCATCCTCATCTATCATCTCCTCATCCATCTCAAGATCAACACTCCCGTACTGTTCAGCCAATAGGTTCATCTCTTCTTCGCTCAAGAGAAGTGGGTCCTCCTCTCGCCTTTGTTCCTCCAATTGGGGTTCCTTGTTAACCACGATAGCCTTTTGTACTGTCGTCCTCGTATCAATTTGCGGTATCGGCGTATCGAGATGCCTTGGAGGAGAGGGATTACGCTTCTCCGGGCCCACCTGATTCACAGGGAACATTGTTGTTATCGGTTCCTTAATGACCAAAGTCCCACTAGCAAACCGTTTAGGATCTCTGTTGGTCTCCTTTTCCATTTCTGTCCCGACAATTGCTTTCTCTTTCAGAAGACGCCTTCGCTCATCCTCTGCCTCCCGCTCTCTACCCTCTATTTCTCTGTTACATGGTTCCTGAGCATAGCGAAGGCGATGCTGGTCCTCACTCTGCCTTTCCACTGAACGGACGGGTTGCCATTCCTTCCTCTGTTCTTGCCGTTCATGATAATCTTGTCTTCCTCCCTGATGGGGTCTACTGTACGGCCGAAACGCTTCTCAGATAGTCCTTTGAGAGTCAAATGACGTTCGTTTCGATCTCGTAGGGGTTTCAGTCCTTCTTTTCTCATTGTCTTGCACTCTGGACCGATCCCCAGGCAGTGGGCTTTTCTATTTTACTCTCCAACTGGAGGATGACGCAGAATCGCCATATCGTCCTCTATAACTAAGACTCTCAGAGCCTTTTCTTGTGAATTTTGGGAGCTCGCGTCTATCTTTGTGATACGGGTGGAACCTTTCTCGTCCTCGAGATTCTTTACCTGTCGGGCTCTGGTCAAGTCTGTTCCAGACGTTCTTAGCAAGATTGTCTCTCCTGTTCGAGATTCTATCTCTTAAATCTCCATGTTCAGATCCAAAAGCTCGATCAGAGCTTGAAATCTCATTCCGTTTTGCTTGAAATCGTGACGTTTTTCTTTCGAGGTGTACCTCCCGAGGATATCTCGTCTGTATGTCGAAGCCAGCATGATTTTCAAAACCTCTGGCTGGAGCAGAGAAAGCCTCTATCGCTGCTAgctcttccttttctttctgTTCCAGTCGGAGGATTCGGTTAGCCTCTCTCTGCTCTGGAGATAACTCAGGGCAGGTTCCTTCCTCGTGTGATATCCTCTTACATGTAAAGCAATGCCTGTGAAGATCTTCATATATGATCAATGCTTTTACTACATCCCCATTATCAAAACCTACTTTGCATTCAAACTTCAGCGGCATGTCCCCATTAATGATGACTCTCACCCGTCCTCCTTCCACATCTGCGGTATCAAAAGAGCCCAGTGCTTTTCCTATGCTTTCGTACGTTTCCCATTTCTTATAGTGAATTGGGATTCCTGATACTGATGCCCAGAGAGCGAGAGTGTTAGGGAAATCTTCCTTGATGGTTGGAATCCATTGTTCCAGTGAAAAGCTCCACTTATTAAAGTGGCATGGGCGACGTTGTAAGACTTTTTGAAGGTCCTCCTCTTTATCGAAATCAAACTGAAACTTATTATTTCCCAGATTAGTTCCACGGACTCTTCCTTCCACGTCCCAAATCCTCCGTTTCGGCATATGTTTCAGGAGAGCTTCAACACTTCTACCATCAGAGTGAAACATCCTTCCTACCAGCGTGAGTTTAAACTTTGCTATCAAATCCGAATTGTCGAAAGCTGGCACTCGAATAATCTCCTCCTCTTTCTTTTGCACTCGA
This region of Brassica napus cultivar Da-Ae chromosome C5, Da-Ae, whole genome shotgun sequence genomic DNA includes:
- the LOC106397789 gene encoding probable polygalacturonase At3g15720 isoform X2, with the translated sequence MRLKKKTWILIFSVFILQTFTYSKALDVTQYGAVGDGVTDDSQAFLKAWEDVCSGAGDGQLIIPAGMAFMLQPLKFEGSCKSTPIVVQILGNLVASSRGKWKGDKDQWILFSDIEGLVVEGNGELNGQGSSWWEHKGSSRPTALKFKSCNNLRLSGLTHVDSAMAHIHINGCNDVTISNLRINAPESSPNTDGIDVAVSSNVIIQDCVIATGDDCIAINSGTANIRISGIDCGPGHGISIGSLGKDGEIASVEDVCVQNCNFRGTMNGARIKTWPGGSGYARRITFNGITLDNVENPIIIDQHYNNGDSDKSTDDKSSAVEVSKVVYSNFVGTSRSEYGVSFRCSTRAPCTEIFLKDVKIETASSGMGQVAQGQCLNVRGGVSTLAVPGLECLALSTDMLSWGTMPEQACMLPQQSVQPNTRPLQDPLWVYGSRGQRLGVYSVVLTSLISFGFSYVLG
- the LOC106397789 gene encoding probable polygalacturonase At3g15720 isoform X3 codes for the protein MKKTWILIFSVFILQTFTYSKALDVTQYGAVGDGVTDDSQAFLKAWEDVCSGAGDGQLIIPAGMAFMLQPLKFEGSCKSTPIVVQILGNLVASSRGKWKGDKDQWILFSDIEGLVVEGNGELNGQGSSWWEHKGSSRPTALKFKSCNNLRLSGLTHVDSAMAHIHINGCNDVTISNLRINAPESSPNTDGIDVAVSSNVIIQDCVIATGDDCIAINSGTANIRISGIDCGPGHGISIGSLGKDGEIASVEDVCVQNCNFRGTMNGARIKTWPGGSGYARRITFNGITLDNVENPIIIDQHYNNGDSDKSTDDKSSAVEVSKVVYSNFVGTSRSEYGVSFRCSTRAPCTEIFLKDVKIETASSGMGQVAQGQCLNVRGGVSTLAVPGLECLALSTDMLSWGTMPEQACMLPQQSVQPNTRPLQDPLWVYGSRGQRLGVYSVVLTSLISFGFSYVLG
- the LOC106397789 gene encoding probable polygalacturonase At3g15720 isoform X1, whose translation is MHWFCSLFNYSSSKHMQKKTWILIFSVFILQTFTYSKALDVTQYGAVGDGVTDDSQAFLKAWEDVCSGAGDGQLIIPAGMAFMLQPLKFEGSCKSTPIVVQILGNLVASSRGKWKGDKDQWILFSDIEGLVVEGNGELNGQGSSWWEHKGSSRPTALKFKSCNNLRLSGLTHVDSAMAHIHINGCNDVTISNLRINAPESSPNTDGIDVAVSSNVIIQDCVIATGDDCIAINSGTANIRISGIDCGPGHGISIGSLGKDGEIASVEDVCVQNCNFRGTMNGARIKTWPGGSGYARRITFNGITLDNVENPIIIDQHYNNGDSDKSTDDKSSAVEVSKVVYSNFVGTSRSEYGVSFRCSTRAPCTEIFLKDVKIETASSGMGQVAQGQCLNVRGGVSTLAVPGLECLALSTDMLSWGTMPEQACMLPQQSVQPNTRPLQDPLWVYGSRGQRLGVYSVVLTSLISFGFSYVLG